Within the bacterium genome, the region CGTAAAGTCTGGGACAGAGAAAAAAAGATAAATGAATTAACAAAGACATTTGGGAACAATCATACGTCCAGATTGAGAAAAAGAGCATGCAATATAATTTCAGGAATTATTTTCCTTGACCTTCTGAGCAACTTTGAAAAGATAGGCGATCATCTGAATAATGTTGCAGACGCTGTTATTGGCGGTCTTCAGTGGGATAGTACCACACCTACGCAATAACCTTAGGTACTCTGAAAAAACTATCTTTTTTATCGGGTGCGTTTTGAAGGGCATTGTCAACAGGGATGGAAGGCGTTGCAGCATCTTCTCTGAACACGTTCTTCTGCATTTCTACTACATGAGACGTAGGCTTTATATGAGTTGTGTCAAGCTGGTTAAGTTTGTCCATATATCCGAGGATTTTGTTTAACTGTTCAGCATGCTCCTCTTTTTCTGTTTCTCGTAATTTTAATCTCGCAAGTCTTGCTACATATTCAACATTTTTTTTTGATATCTTTAGCATAATTATTTATCCTCATCGCTTTCAAGCTCTGTGTTCCAATATGCTGTGTCAACAAAATGCTTCCAGCTTTCATGATGCATAGTTTTTATATTAAAGTGCACAAGATATTGCCACCTAGGCTCTTTTGGAGCCTGAATTAGTTTCATTCCAGCCTGCTCGGGAGTTCTTCCTCCTTTGCGGAGATTGCAGTTCGTGCAGGAACAAACTACATTTGTCCACACGCTTTTTCCTCCAAGCACTTTAGGAATTACATGGTCTATATTGAGGTTCATAATGTCAAACTTTCGACCACAATACTGACATACATTTTTATCCCTTTGGTAAATATTTTTTCTATTAAATTTTATAGATGAGCAGGGTAATTTATCATAGAGCAGCAATAGTATGACTTTTGGGATCCTTATTGTAAGGGAAATGGTGTGTACAACTTCCTCATACTTTTCAAACGAGGCTGACAGATCCTTCCAATCTTCGAAATTAAAGGCACTAAACTTTCCCTCTTCAACATCAATTACCTGAGCCTGGCCTGTATAAAGCAAAGAGAAAGCTCTCCTTGCCGTACATATGTTTACGGCCTGCCACAATCTGTTTAACACCAGTACATTTGCATCCAACATTCTTTATCCCTGTGCGTTTTTGATTATTATACCCTAGAGTGTTTTAATTAGAAAGTAGTTGTTTCAGTGTATTTGCATATTTTCCGACAATCTCCAGACTGTCAGTCCAGTAGGTCTCAAGGGAATACCAGCCATTATAGGAGCGACTTTTTAGAAACGCTGCGAATTCTTTTACTCCTGCGATTCCTGTTCCTAGTTCAGCTTGTCCCAGCCACCTATTATCTCCTTTTGCAGGATAACCGGTGCCTTCTTGTGTTTCCTTTATATCTTTTACATGCACGTGTCTTAATATATCCCAGAATTTCTCAAGTGCAACTACAGAAGATTCTCCCCCATAGCATGAATTGGCTGAATCTGCCACAAAATACAGCGGAGAGTTTTTTAGCATAGAGAATATGTCTTCAAGCATATCAGATGTTGACATAATATCATAAGAGATACCAAATGCCTCAGTAGCAATGTCTAAATCGTGCTTTTTCCCAGCTTCAATTGCCTTATCAATAGAAAGAGCAACAAGTTTCCTTGCCTCTTCAGGGCACATATCTTCAGGCAACCTGTTCCCATTAGTCATGACAAGAGCAGGTTTTAAAACAGAAGCAGAGTTAATCATTGTTCTTGTTTTTTCACATGCCTCCTCAAAACCTCCGGGTTTTAGATGGTTGACAATAAGGTCAATATTAGGAATGCACATGCTTCTCTTCAGTATTTCTTCTAAAACTTCATGCAATAAGTCATGATTGAGATAGAAATCCTCCGCTTCCAGGAACATAGGCTCCACTCCTGTAATGCCATACGATTTTATGGTGTCTAAAAAGTTACAAAGAGCATCTAAATCAGTAAACAGCTCCTTAGTGTGCTTATAGGTCATTAATGAGATTTTCATTGCTACTATCCTGTGTTTAATTTAAAATTCAGTCTACAATATATACTGAGACAAGTTACGCAGTCAATAGGGAAAGAAAGGAGAGGCGAAAAATTGAATCCCAGCGTCCTCAGGGGGAATCGAACCCCCGTTGGTAGGTCGAAAACCTACAGTCCTAGGCCACTAGACGATGAGGACATCCTTGGAGCAAATCGCAATGTAGCATACCAGATTATCTTAAGTCAAGCAGAAATGAGAAAAGCTATTGTCCTATTTTTTATTTGTGTAATAATGGTTGCAGGCCTGTCCTATATGGCACAGGCTGCTGCGCCTTTTAGCCAAGCTAAACTTCCTTCTTACAAGTATGTATCGAAACATTTTATTGTATATTCTTATAGCAGGGAAAAAGCTGCTTATTTAGCTAAAAGGGCTGAAGTTGTGGCAGAGCGCGTTATAGGGCATTCAGGAGTTAGTAAATTTGCCTCATGGAAGACAAAGGCAATTATTGTTTTATACAAGAATCATTTTGAATATGTAAAAGAAACAGGACAGCCAGGCTGGTCAGGTGGAACTGCAGGAATGGTCAGTCATGGGCCTATTACCCATAGAGCAATCTACTTGTATGAAGGCGCAACAAACCTTTTTTCCAATATACTTCCGCATGAAATTACACATCTGGTATTTATGCAGATGATGGGCGCTAAAGCCAATATCCCTCTTTGGCTGAATGAAGGGCTGGCAGTATATGAGCAAAAAGATAAGGGAAAGAGCTTAAAAACAATAGCAGCAAGAAATATGAAAAGCAATGACTATATAAAACTTGACGACTTAATTAAGTATGAAAAGGCGCCAGAGGGTAGAGCCGAGTTGTTTTATGGAGCCTCAGCGGGATTGGTTGAGTATCTTTTTGTTGTTTTGAATAGAGCCTGTTATGTAAAAATGATCTCTCTATTAAAGCAGGGCGCTTCATCCTATGAAGCATTTCGGGGAGCATATGGTAAGGCATTCAAATCTTTTTCATCAATGGAAACAGGTTGGAAGAAATACATGATAAAGAAATATGCCAGCACAGACAGTTGACATAAATTCAATTATTCTGATAGAATCCAC harbors:
- the gatC gene encoding Asp-tRNA(Asn)/Glu-tRNA(Gln) amidotransferase subunit GatC, producing MLKISKKNVEYVARLARLKLRETEKEEHAEQLNKILGYMDKLNQLDTTHIKPTSHVVEMQKNVFREDAATPSIPVDNALQNAPDKKDSFFRVPKVIA
- a CDS encoding sugar phosphate isomerase/epimerase, with the protein product MKISLMTYKHTKELFTDLDALCNFLDTIKSYGITGVEPMFLEAEDFYLNHDLLHEVLEEILKRSMCIPNIDLIVNHLKPGGFEEACEKTRTMINSASVLKPALVMTNGNRLPEDMCPEEARKLVALSIDKAIEAGKKHDLDIATEAFGISYDIMSTSDMLEDIFSMLKNSPLYFVADSANSCYGGESSVVALEKFWDILRHVHVKDIKETQEGTGYPAKGDNRWLGQAELGTGIAGVKEFAAFLKSRSYNGWYSLETYWTDSLEIVGKYANTLKQLLSN
- a CDS encoding HNH endonuclease, which translates into the protein MLDANVLVLNRLWQAVNICTARRAFSLLYTGQAQVIDVEEGKFSAFNFEDWKDLSASFEKYEEVVHTISLTIRIPKVILLLLYDKLPCSSIKFNRKNIYQRDKNVCQYCGRKFDIMNLNIDHVIPKVLGGKSVWTNVVCSCTNCNLRKGGRTPEQAGMKLIQAPKEPRWQYLVHFNIKTMHHESWKHFVDTAYWNTELESDEDK